One region of Litorilinea aerophila genomic DNA includes:
- a CDS encoding NUDIX domain-containing protein, whose product MNWLLSWAYRLYALQWRVTRPITLGVRILLIQEQQVLLVRHTYQAEWHFPGGGLKRGETVAEAVRREAREEVGAHLLEPPQLLGLYTAYHSGKSDHIATFVCHDFVLHTPTDRWEIHQCRPFPLDALPADLSAGSARRIRDYLQGNWPYAGRW is encoded by the coding sequence ATGAACTGGCTGTTGAGCTGGGCCTACCGCCTCTACGCACTACAGTGGCGGGTGACCCGGCCGATTACCCTGGGGGTGCGCATTCTGTTGATCCAGGAGCAGCAGGTGCTCCTGGTGCGCCATACCTATCAGGCGGAGTGGCACTTTCCGGGGGGAGGATTGAAGCGAGGCGAGACGGTGGCCGAGGCCGTGCGCCGGGAGGCACGGGAAGAGGTGGGCGCCCACCTGTTGGAGCCGCCCCAGCTTCTGGGCCTCTACACGGCCTATCACTCGGGGAAGAGCGACCACATCGCCACCTTCGTCTGTCACGATTTCGTGCTCCACACGCCCACGGACCGCTGGGAGATCCATCAGTGTCGGCCATTCCCCCTGGATGCCCTGCCGGCGGACCTTTCGGCGGGGAGCGCCCGGCGGATCCGGGATTATTTGCAAGGAAACTGGCCGTATGCCGGCCGATGGTGA